TGCACGACTTCCTGCCGATGGCCGCCTCGGTGGAGACGATCCGCTCGATTCTGTACTTCGATGGCGATGTCGTCACCGAGCATCTTCAGGTGCTGGGGCTGTGGGGGCTGGTCTCGGTTGCGCTGGTCTTCCTCATCGACGGGGTCAAGCCTCCGCGCACGGCCCATGACTTCGGCAATCTTCACCTCGAACGTGAACGAGAGATCGCCAGGGAACAGCGCAAGCAGGCATTGGCACTGGGCGTGTCGCCCTCCCAGCAGAACACAGACGACGAGGCGGCCGACCAAGAGTCGTCACAAGGCGACGGTTCCCACCAGACGGTTCAAGGATCCGTCGTGGACGACGATTCCGAAGACTCGGAATCACTCCGAAGAGCCCCGACCGCCGGTGACGGCCTGACCCACCGACCCTCTGACGAGAAGATCCCCTCCACAGTCTGACCCCACCGGGACTACCTGACGGCGGCTCAGCTACCTCGCGCCAGGTTGCTGAGCCGCCGTCAGGTAGCAATAAGGGGTTTTATTTGTTGAGGCGGGGATATGGTGAAGTGACTATGGTCTACTCTTCGTCGTTTGAGAACATCATGAACAGCACAGGACTGGCCCAGGCCGGTCTGCTTCTGGCCAGCTTCGTCCTGTGCTCATTCATCGGCTTCGAGCGACAGTTCAGGCAGAAGGCCGCCGGGTACCGCACCCACGTGCTCGTGGGCATCGGCACCTGCGCCTTCACTCTGATCTCCGCCTATGGATTCGCGGGAGTGCTCGAGAACGACGTCCGCCTCGACCCGTCACGGATCTCCGCGCAGATCGTGTCCGGGATCGGCTTCCTCGGCGCCGGAGTCATCTTCAAGGGACGCAACATGGTCCGCGGACTCACCACTGCCGCGACGATCTGGGTCACTGCGGCCGTCGGCATGGCGTGCGGCGCCGGAATGCTGCTTCTGGCGACCATGCTCACCGCCCTCCACCTGTTCACGCTCTTCGTCATCGCTCCTCTGGTCCGCAAGATCCCCAACAGCGACCATCGCAAGCTGCTGCGGGTGACCTACCACGACGGAGCGGGAGTCCTCCGTGACATCCTCGCCCTCGCCGGCCGAATGGGATTCTCGAACACCATCGTCGATTCACGGCGCTTCGAGTCCGCCGACGGCACGCGGATGGTGCAGGTCGATGTGAGGTTCGACGGCAGACGACCACTGCACCTGCTTGTGGCTCCACTCATGGAGCTGAACGGTGTCGACACGGTAAGCATGCGCGAAGACCGCGTCCATTCCGTCGACGACGACGGCGACTCCGTCTGAGTTGCCGACGAACTCAGAATTCGACGCCGGCTCAGAATTCGACGCTGGAGAGCACGGCTTCGATTCCGGCCCGGACCCTCAACCTGGAGGAGTCACCGAAGACCGTCGTCTGGACGACGGCACCCTGGACCATGGCCAGCAGCCCCGGCACCATCACCGAGGCACGATCCCGCGCGGTCTCTGGGCCCGCTCCTCGCTGATCCTGCAGATAGAGGGCGAGGTAATCGGTGAATTCTGCGATGAGCGTTTCAAAGGCACCCCTGGCAAAATTCGCGAACTCATCGTCATATGAGGACTCACCCCACACCTGAACCATCACCGGCGAGAACGGGTTGTCGATGAGAAGCGAATCGATGATCTCGACGAACAGCTCGGCAGGAGCCGTCACCTCACCACCGGCCTTGGCCGCATCGAGCACTGCCATGCGCGGCCCCATCACCCGACGGGCGACGTCGATCATCAGATCGGCCTTCGACGCATAGTAGACGTAGACGGCTCCGGCCGACAGTCCCGCTTCCTTGACGATATCGGCCATGGACGCACCGGCGAATCCTTTGCGCGCAAAGCATGTCAGAGCCGCGTCCTGGATCCTAGTGCGCATCGCGTCCTTGTGCTCCTCGGTGACCTTCGGCACATCTCCCCCATAAAACGAATGAACATTCTTGATATATCGTAGCCGATGGTTTCATAATGAACGAGTATTCGTTTTCGATGATTGGACTGACATGCCGACCCAGATACTCAGCAGAGAAGACAAGGCCGACCGTTCGGCCGTCAGCGAGTCTCCGGAGCAGGCGGCGCAGGAAGCTCCCCCGCAGTTCAGGCGGGCCATCCTCATCGCTGTCCTCGCCGCAGCCGTCGTCAGCCTCGTGCTGCTGGCCTTCAGCTGGCCGACCGTGACCTCCGATCCCAAGGATCTGCCGATTGCCGCCGTCGGAGACGAGGAGCAGATCGACCAGATCTCTCAGAACGCCCCCGACGGAATGCTCGACCTCAAGACCGTCGACTCCCGCGCCGAGGCGGTTCGACTCATCGAGGAACGCGAGGTCTACGGAGCCTTCGTCTTCGAGGACGAACCGGAGGTCCTCATCGCCAAGGCCGCCTCCCCCGCAGTCGCACAGCAACTGAGCGGGATCGGCACCCAGATGCAGCACAGCATCGACCAGCAGGCGATCTCGGGCCTCCAGGAAGGCACGAAGAAGATGCAGGAGCAGATGCAGAAGGCCCTCGAAGCTGCTGCCTCCGGTCAGGCCCCGCCACAGGGAAACCCGGCAGGAGAGGAAGCTGATCCGGCCGCCTCGGCGATGGAAGTTCCCCAGGTGAAGGTCACCGACGTCGTGCCGCTGTCCGACGACGACCCCTCCGGTGCGGGACTGGCCATCGCGGGTCTGCCGCTGACCCTCGGCGGAATCGTCGGCGGTGTACTCACCAGCATGGGCATCCGCTCCAGGCGGATGCGCCTGGTCGGCACCATCGTCTACGGAACCGTCGGAGGACTGGCTCTGGCGCTGATCATGCAGACCTGGTTCGGGATCCTGCAGGGGAACTTCGGCCTCAACGCGCTGGCGATCGGACTCTCGATCGCGGCCACCGTGGGGCTGATCAACGGCTTCGTCTCACTCATCGGTCCTGCCGGCATTGCCATCGGGGCGGTGCTGACGATGCTCATCGGCAACCCGATCGCCTCACTCAATCAGCCGAAGGAGTTTCTCGCCGGCGCCTGGGGCGATATCGGTCAGTTCTTCGTCCCGGGCGCGGCGGGCACCCTGCTGCGTGATCTCTCCTATTTCCCGGACGCGCCCATGTCGCTTGAGTGGTGGGTGCTCAGCGCCTGGCTCGCTGTCGGCATCGCGCTCATCCTCGTCGGCCATGTCATCGCCCACAGGAAGGCGCACGCAGCTGCCCACTGACCCCACCGCATGTGGTCGGACTCCCACCGATCCTGGTCTTCACTTCATGTGAGGACTAGGCTCGGTGGGAGTCTGTGGTTTCACCTGTGGGACCGAGAGGATGACATGGTGGCATTGAACGATGTGACGATCTGCCGCACCTGCGGGGTGGAGACGACGACCCCTCCGCCCGAGCTGTGTCCGATCTGCGAGGATGACCGGCAATGGGTTCCCGCCTCCGGGCAGCAGTGGACGACTCGGAACGAACTCGAATCCGAGGGCCACCGCATCACCATCACGGAACGCGAGCCCGGCCTCTTCGCCCTCCGCGTCGAACCGAAGCTCGGGATCGGACAGACCTGCTATCTCGCCTGCACCGATTCCGGCAATGTGCTCTTCGACGTTCCCGCCTTCATCGACGCCGAGGCGGTCGCAGCGGTCCGAGACCTCGGCGGAGTCTCCGCCATCGCCGCGAGCCACCCGCATATGTTCGGCACCCAGTTGGAATGGAGTGCCGCCTTCGATGACGCTCCCGTCTTCGTCTGCCGGGCCGATCTCGACTGGGTGCAGCGAACCGGGTGGGTCATCTGCCCCTATTTCCACGAGTCGGAGCCGGTTCCGGGTGTGAGACTCCGCCGCACCGGCGGTCATTTCCCTGGCAGCGCAGTAGCGATGTGGACGGGTGCCGACGGCACCGGGGTCATGCTCAGCGGCGATTCCATCGGTCCGGTGGCACGGTCGGGGTGGGTGACGTTCATGCGCAGCTTTCCGAACTATCTGCCGCTGTCGGCCGCGGTCGTCAGGCGCATCGCCGCCTCGGTGATCGATCTCGATTTCGACCGCATGTACGGCAACTTCGGTCAGTCGATCGACTCCGGGGCCCACTCGGCGGTGCAGACTTCTGCGAAGCGCTATGCCGAATGGGTCTCCGGCGACCACGATCACCTCACCTGAGGTTCCTCCCCAGCGCGGCCCGGTCGGAACAGAATGTGCCGCAGCCGGTCAGCAGAGCCGGAGCTGATCGTTTCTCCGCCGGTCAGCGGGACCGGAACTGCGCAGTGACGGGGCAGTCGAAGGGATCGGCTTCGCCGAGGCCCACCCGGTTGAGGTAGGCGATGATGATGCGGAAGGACTCGAGCAGAGTCGTCTCCGTGTAGGCGATGTCCTTCTGGCGGCAGTATTCGCGCACCATGGGCTGGACCTTGTGGAGGTTGACGCTCGGCATGCTCGGGAACAGGTGGTGTTCGATCTGGTAGTTGAGTCCGCCCATGAGGAATCCCATCGGACGGCCTCCGGAGATATTGCGAGACATCAGCGTCTGGCGGCGGAGGAAGTCGATCTTCACGTCCTTGGGAACGATCGGCCGCCCTTTGTGGTTCGGGGCGAAGGATCCTCCCATGTGGACTCCGAAGACCGCGACCTGGACGATGACGAGGACACTGCCGATGAGCGGACCGGCCGCCCAGATCGCCAGCAGCGGGAAGCCGATGAGTCGGACGGCGATGAAGACGCCTTCGATCCACCGGCGCTTGATCGAAGACTGGCCCTTGATGATCGCTTGGACCGAATTCACATGCAGCTGGAGACCGGCCAGCGTGAGCAGAGGCAGAAAGAACCATCCCTGGCGGGCGGCGAACCATTTGGCGATGCCAGTGCGCTCCCTCGCGTCCTCGGCGGTGAACACGAGCGCACCGGGAGCGATGTCGCCGTCGACTCCGGCCTTGTTCGGGTTCGCGTGGTGGAGCGCATTGTGCTTCTTCAGCCACCATCCGTAGCTCAGACCGATGAAGAGGTTGCCGATGATCGTCGACACCCACTCCCCCACTTTTCCGTTGGTGAAGATCTGACGGTGCGCCGCATCGTGGGCGACATAGGCGGTCTGAGTGAACAGTGCGGCGAAGACGACTGCGGTCGCCATCTGCCACCAGCTCTCACCGATGAGGAAGAGCATTGCGAAGGACATGACGTAGCCGAGCCCGAGGAGGATGAAGCGCATTGCGTTCCAGCCCGGCCGCCTGGCCAGCAGCCCCGCTTCCTTGACCTGAGCCATCAGCGCGCTGAAGTCGCTGGTGAATTCCTGTTCGGCGGTTCCCCGCTTCGCTCTTCTGCGTTCGAGCACTTCGGCCCGGGTCGCCCGATCCGGTGCCGGAGTCGGCAGCGCGGTCGCAGTCGGGGAAGACGGTTCGGAGGTAATGAGGTCAGACGGGTTCATGGTTCCCACCGTATGGATGCCCGCCGGGTTTTTCGTCACCCCTGGGAGCCGTTCTTCACCCCCTACTCGGGTATGGGG
Above is a window of Brevibacterium siliguriense DNA encoding:
- a CDS encoding MgtC/SapB family protein; this translates as MNSTGLAQAGLLLASFVLCSFIGFERQFRQKAAGYRTHVLVGIGTCAFTLISAYGFAGVLENDVRLDPSRISAQIVSGIGFLGAGVIFKGRNMVRGLTTAATIWVTAAVGMACGAGMLLLATMLTALHLFTLFVIAPLVRKIPNSDHRKLLRVTYHDGAGVLRDILALAGRMGFSNTIVDSRRFESADGTRMVQVDVRFDGRRPLHLLVAPLMELNGVDTVSMREDRVHSVDDDGDSV
- a CDS encoding TetR/AcrR family transcriptional regulator encodes the protein MPKVTEEHKDAMRTRIQDAALTCFARKGFAGASMADIVKEAGLSAGAVYVYYASKADLMIDVARRVMGPRMAVLDAAKAGGEVTAPAELFVEIIDSLLIDNPFSPVMVQVWGESSYDDEFANFARGAFETLIAEFTDYLALYLQDQRGAGPETARDRASVMVPGLLAMVQGAVVQTTVFGDSSRLRVRAGIEAVLSSVEF
- a CDS encoding ABC transporter permease, with product MPTQILSREDKADRSAVSESPEQAAQEAPPQFRRAILIAVLAAAVVSLVLLAFSWPTVTSDPKDLPIAAVGDEEQIDQISQNAPDGMLDLKTVDSRAEAVRLIEEREVYGAFVFEDEPEVLIAKAASPAVAQQLSGIGTQMQHSIDQQAISGLQEGTKKMQEQMQKALEAAASGQAPPQGNPAGEEADPAASAMEVPQVKVTDVVPLSDDDPSGAGLAIAGLPLTLGGIVGGVLTSMGIRSRRMRLVGTIVYGTVGGLALALIMQTWFGILQGNFGLNALAIGLSIAATVGLINGFVSLIGPAGIAIGAVLTMLIGNPIASLNQPKEFLAGAWGDIGQFFVPGAAGTLLRDLSYFPDAPMSLEWWVLSAWLAVGIALILVGHVIAHRKAHAAAH
- a CDS encoding MBL fold metallo-hydrolase, producing the protein MVALNDVTICRTCGVETTTPPPELCPICEDDRQWVPASGQQWTTRNELESEGHRITITEREPGLFALRVEPKLGIGQTCYLACTDSGNVLFDVPAFIDAEAVAAVRDLGGVSAIAASHPHMFGTQLEWSAAFDDAPVFVCRADLDWVQRTGWVICPYFHESEPVPGVRLRRTGGHFPGSAVAMWTGADGTGVMLSGDSIGPVARSGWVTFMRSFPNYLPLSAAVVRRIAASVIDLDFDRMYGNFGQSIDSGAHSAVQTSAKRYAEWVSGDHDHLT
- a CDS encoding fatty acid desaturase family protein, producing MNPSDLITSEPSSPTATALPTPAPDRATRAEVLERRRAKRGTAEQEFTSDFSALMAQVKEAGLLARRPGWNAMRFILLGLGYVMSFAMLFLIGESWWQMATAVVFAALFTQTAYVAHDAAHRQIFTNGKVGEWVSTIIGNLFIGLSYGWWLKKHNALHHANPNKAGVDGDIAPGALVFTAEDARERTGIAKWFAARQGWFFLPLLTLAGLQLHVNSVQAIIKGQSSIKRRWIEGVFIAVRLIGFPLLAIWAAGPLIGSVLVIVQVAVFGVHMGGSFAPNHKGRPIVPKDVKIDFLRRQTLMSRNISGGRPMGFLMGGLNYQIEHHLFPSMPSVNLHKVQPMVREYCRQKDIAYTETTLLESFRIIIAYLNRVGLGEADPFDCPVTAQFRSR